The Porites lutea chromosome 7, jaPorLute2.1, whole genome shotgun sequence genome includes the window aaaactttctccCAGTATTAAGATAAAgacttttgaaaatgatacgGTAAAAACATTTGTCGCGTAAAActtgacgcgtactgcttagAGCTTTGAGTGCGCGCTATGAAATTAGATTTAAACTAACTGCCGCGTTGAATTTTTGGTTACCAAAAACACAACATATAAGCACACTTTGTTAGTGAAAACTTCACGGCTCTATCAAATTCAGTGTCGTTTAACACGACCACCATTTTGGAAATTTATTTCAAGTATGCGTACTTTCATCACATGTCAAATTCCTGATAGGCGATCACGTGTACAAATCGGATTGgaccagatctcgccttcgGCTTCGTCGACAAGAGATATGGTTATGATATTAAGCCCCAAGCACTTTCggagttaaaaacaaatctttTGAATTTACAGCAATGTAAGACAAACAGCCAACAGATTAACCTGGCCACATAGTCAAGACGTTTCCAGAAGAGAGTCCAAAGTAATGATATCTGAAGGGAAGTCGTCTTTGAGAATAATCCCACGTTCTTGATTACAATCCAGTTCATCGATGAAACCGAACCAGTATATAACCATTCCTGGCCCAAACCTTTCAAATCAGATAAGTCGACATTCTGTTAAAAGGTTAATTACTACTCAAAATTTTAATATGAAGCCTTTGAATTTGTTTCAAGTTCGTAAGGAAATCAAGAAAAGTCGACCACGGCATTGTACGTTGTAATCTTAACAGATCTGTATCACCTCCAAAGGCTATTTGAGGTACTCTGGAACTCAGTTCAGTCTGTGGGTCCATTTTAGCCATCTAAGTTAGACCGTTTGGCACCCTATCTGGAACAGCCAATTAAGACCCGAAAAGTCTGCAAAGAGACTTTTCTCTTAGAAAGTAAGTTAGACCAGATCATCATTTTAGTTGGACAAACCAGAGACGCTGTCGGATATAAAATTATGTTCACTTTTAACTTCTTTAAATAGTACGCAAATCTTTGGCCACAAATCATAGTCTTTGCCATTTGATGTGTCCTGACATAACGTCTGCCCGAAGTGAGTTTCCTTTGACATGATTAACGCATTTTAGGCAAAAATTGTCCAATTACAAATCTGGAAATGGGTGTCACATTCAACTCAACTCATCGATATGGTCACAATTTCGAACCTAAAAACGTTGTCTGGAATTGACCACGTAATCTAAATATACTCTGTGGTTTACACATAGCATAGTATGTCCTTACTATAGCGGCGATATTTCTTGTTATGTGCCAGGTAAAACACTCACAAATTTAGTGCAAAAATGATAGCATGATAGCATCTGCCGTTAAAGTTCAAGACACTTAgcgcgctttccatttgtcagaactggccggccagaccCTTCCCgacgtaatgagaatttcactgtTAATCAAAACTATTCGGCCAGAttagtcaaatcctaaatagtgcGCAGGAAGGGGATGGTTTTTCGGCAAAAACCCTTGGAAAAAGCCAATTTCATCGTCAAAATGAGTGGTCCGGCCgaccagttctgacaaatgtatttatcatgggttatgtaaccttttctttggggtgttacatggtatgctgttctgttgcttcattagcggtaggctatatatatttgagttgttctcatttatattcattcgcgtcttacgaccgtccctacgccctcaaaattaaatacccagtgaTAAGGGGTTTCTCTTAGACGTAGTTTTTTGCATGCTGCTATATGAAAAGTTTAGCACGTTTTGTATGTTTACTGAATCATTGTTATACGAGCATAGTTTAGATCATTTTGTtgggttgtttttcttgctgtaattttttacatttccgagTTTTCATTCTGTTTGTTGTATTATTTCCATCCATTCTGTTGATGAAGGCATAATAAAGAGGGtcgcacacggctcgtgttgacacaccccaattgaggttgcttgttacatgataaatgttttatattcgtttgagctgggtagcgaattagaatataaaTAGAAAGCGCCATTAGATACGGTAGAAATGCAAGAAAACTATCGGGGACCATGAACAAGCAAATAAAAACCTTGCAACGTATAGACtgcatgattttcagttgaacgaCTTCAGATCGTCTCCAATCGGGCCACGAGAATCTCTCTTGTATAAATGGGAATTAATTTATCCCAGATGAACACTTTTAAAGCAGCTTTACCTGTTCCAGTAGCTCCAGAACTGGTCTTTCAAGTACGTCTGGTGATTATAATCGTCTCCAAAGGATGCTTTGCTTTCAATCCAATTTACAACAAAACCATCGACAGCTGTGGGAAAGAAAGAGACTACTGTAAGCTAGGGGGTACTTCAATGGTCAATTTTTAGGACTTCTATTTCAGCTGAAATCGGGCTCATTGATACTTCGAACACAAAGTTTGCCACATCCTCAGAATTTGTGTATCATTACAAGGAAATTGAGGAAGAGCGTAGCCTATTTCAACCCCCCTATTGGGTTACGTACGGCCTATAGGCAGGGGTTTGGAGATAAGCACCTCAACCTACGgaaatagtccagtttcgagttcgctatgaccgctgaattaaagaactgaagacgcattttttacagccttagcctccatctgaagtaatatattcacaaattccaacgagaaaaagacctgtttattactctgtctattgtgtatattcaaatttcaaacacttacttgccggaatttctgaatattttactttacgtcgaggctaaccatgtatgaatgtgtcgttgatgtttgtattcagcggcaatttttaattcgaaacaaAAATGCACTTGCACTTGCactttttatttgagtgtcaatgtatttagcacgaaagtgctaattggggacactatttttacgtctcctaatggagacgggaccgccattttacgtggtcatccgagccacgcgaaggtctcgCCGCTTGTagtgcaaaggaagtaccttcatttctcagtcattttaagaccctgagaaATGGTCCGGTCCccggaatcgaacccgcgacctcccgctctgcagtcaaacgctctaccggctgagctaatcctgccacgGTCAAACTAGACTATTGCTTGTTATACGGCGGGCATCCCAAATGGCAGTATTCAACTAAGCACTCAGACGAGAAACGTGCACGTCGTTGGCGACTATTAGGAGGTGAAAACCATTGATCCCAAACCTGAGATTACTAGACCCCAGAGGGTGATCATCCAAGGGAACAAAAACCCagtctctaaaaaaaaaaaataaaaccagacaCTGATTCCTAGCCTATTCGGGGGTTGGGCCGTGACCTTGGAACCCCATCCTCGTGAAACAAGAAACAGTAATGTTGCGAAAGCATTTTCAAGAAAGAATATCACGGAATTGTGTACCTGCTGACGCGTCACAAAGAACAATGATCAGATGAGAATGATGATGAAGAGATCTATTTCAGGTAACACAAAACGTCACATTTTTTATGATAAAGAAATGGAATCAACTTCAAAAGAAAGTTTGGAATTACGTTTatagtagactacgagtagtccccatttttcctcagggatagcagagcgagcgaaaccctttctcgcgtggggtgattttcacgcgcgctcgcgtttcgctcgctctactatcacTGACGAAAAATggggactgctcgtagtctacgtTTATAGCGTTAATGAATGGCATTAACAGCAACGAACAGCAGTTGAACAAGTCAGTGGCCAACCTTTTCATGTTAGGCgtattttgcagaacgccgAATGACCGCTCTGACTTTAGTGATtggggttaggaaactgagtgaagcAGGTTCCATTTCGGGTCGTTGTACTgggaaaactgacctgaaacttaattgattcactcagtttcctaaccctaatcaccaAATTTCAGAGTCATTcggcgttctgcaaaataccccttccgaccttttcaagtttttgtaATCACTGTCTTAGATGTAACTGGTAAGGACTTATTCAGTGCCCTGTCAGCTTTAGTCTCATTGCGGATGATCGAAAAGAGATTTACGTAGGAGAAAGGCATTCACCTATAACGTAAGCAAAAAGGGTCGAGTTCATTAAAGCTGGGTTAACATAacgataacccagggttagttcgAAATCTGAATTCAGaattgaaagcttaaaaagcaaatttaccTTAAATCTTTTTGTCTACAACATGATGATTGGATGATcttaaaagaataaaagaaaatgtgCCAGAAAATGCTTTCGAATAAAAATTTAACCTCAGATtaacgctaatcggccttcgaacaactttGCCCTGCATCATTCTCTGCGAGAGAGTTACCCTTCCTGTCGGCCAGTTTGTTGAGTGCGAGTTGGCCCCTGGGCGAATTAACCGTTAAGTGCATTACGTACCTATGGGAATTTCAAGTTTGCAGTCTGGTGTTTTGTCATATCCTCGACTTCTCATGTCATCCTCACCTTCAAAAAAGATAATATTTAAAATCACATTGTAATAAAGTGGAATTAAACTTGCCAggaacgaaaaaaaataatcacctACTTTCCATTCTTACCGAGAAATGGTATGCCCcggttttgtagtttttcgCGTAGAATCAATTCATACTCGTAACCAACGGAGCTGAAACACCACTTGTCAAGGAAACGTGGCACCATGAATATCATTGTTGTTTCTTAAGCCCTTAGGGCGTGTTTACATGGATGTGGGGGACCCCAGACAGGTGAGGTAACATACGGCGGGGTCACCCCACCCATCATGTAAACGTGGTCAagtaaaatgagagattatgtggacaggcgggttacccaccaaagcgggttacctcacctacctggggtctcccacctctatataaacaggcccttagtccGAGCAAATTCGAATCCTTCAGTCGCGCGGGGAGGTGTAAAAAGTAAACTGACGAAAGCAGGAAAAGActgcttaaaggagctgtgtcatggACTTCGTCAAAATTCGACCGCAGAAACTGCTACCAAATtgaatgaaatataaaaatgatCGCACAAATTAACAGAAAGTattaataacacagcaaatacaaaaatagGCACAGAtatagacaaacttgaagaagattaaaacggattgaaaAAGTGGGTtttgaaacttcaaaattttcatttttgttgtttgtaacatttGATGTAATGCTTTGGAAGTACATTTGTTGGACAAGAAGCTCTCGGAGTCGTCGTTTAAAAGTAATTTCGGGCGCGGACCCACatcggtttccaccgttttacggaaatctttcacatttttcataaaaaatatgtttttaataataaaaaacactttccaattggaaaattggccaatatcctgtctgaatgattCGGAAACCCAGAAAAGGGGACTTAAGgagaaaaacccaaaaaatttCTTGGGTGAGCCCGCCCCCGCACCCTGCTAGAAGgtgctcgtttaggaaatcggtcagtatttatcctagatccgcgcctgaatTTGTTCGTTAACGTTAAGTTCCAGGCATAGCGCGTAAGGAAGAGTAATAGGCAATCTTTataaaatgaactagacagcaGTCGTGACGGTTGACGGTCATTTCGCACCGGTTTATTAGCCCCCTTTtctagaacgaggaatattatatttgaagcgtgcttgttttggtttatggcttaaagaacgaggaatattacatttgaagcgaagttgttttgctttctgGCTTATAGAACGGGGAGCATTACATATGAAGGGCGCTAAATGACTCGAAATAGGGGGCTAAGTAACCGGggcgaaatgaccggttaccgCCGTGACACTGCAGCCCCTTTAAAAagccttgattttttttctcctcgaCTCGAACAAGATCcgtaataaataaaataaatctccACCGTTAAGAAATCTCAATCGCATTTCTGGCCTCTTCTGTAGCTCAATTCTTTTAAACTAAAAAAGGATACCGTTTTATGTTGTCCACTAATGGTCCATAGTTTGGATCATTGAGTATACACTGAGAAAGAAAACGACACCTTCAGAATAACGCTAAGTACAACATAATCAAATCTCAACACTGACTCCAACCTTGCCAGCCCAAAGTAAATGCTAAAGAAAACCACGAACTCGTCTACACCCAGGGTCTATCATTCCTAACATGGGTCAAAGTAAGCTGGGCTCTCATTTTCCTTTTAGATTTGTTTAATATCCCGCGAATTTGGCTATGTTAATAAACTTCCAAACAGTTCAAGAGCACGAAATGATGAATATgtttaagttaatttttttatctctggtaatttttatttttcttttgtttcaacttcattagcatacatttccataccgcaaaaacaaaagaaaaacacaaattacctgagataaaaaattaactacaacaaatatatgaatttcacTTATTGGAACTGCAGAATGAAGAAGTAAATGCAAGCAAAACATCGCAGTTATAAAGGATGCAACTTTGTTAAAAGAAAGCCCACAAAAATTGAATTCACACTTATTGCCCTTGTCCATATTTCCTCTCTGCCTTATGAAGCATTGATATCATAACGAGATATTTGATACTGATCACTCAACATATTGCTCTTCTCATCTAAATTTGAAGGAGATCCTTAAATGCCCTGAATGCCTTAGAAATTTTTAGGCACAAAAGATGTATCTATTTAATAGCCAGTAAATCGAACATGATGAGAGGCAACACACTGAACCCTCCAGTGTGATGATGTGACCCTTGGCTGATAAAAACTAACATCACCACCCTTTACTCGGCCTATTCCAGCAACACTGCTGGTATGACCCTTAAAGCTGGTTGAGCAGGAGGTGAGCTATCATGCtgtcatgtacatgtaccagCCTTCTTGCTGAGCACTCCAAAAAAAACACCTGTCGCAGAATAACTATTATAAATAGGTAATCCTATTCTTTTCATCATGTTTTTGCTACATAATTATATAATCAGTACCATACTACTTTATATATCAAAAACATCATAGGATAGGGCCCATTTGACCATCTTTTCACATGGTTACAAATAAGATACTCTTTGACGTAGGAAACTGCCATAAAATTGGAATCTTTGCCTATTTGTCTAATTAGTAGCAGAATCTTAAAACTATTACTACCTGGTGCACTTCATTGGCAAGAGTTTTATCCTCTATGAGGGTGAGGGGGTCTTTCATCATCTGACTAACAACAGCTCTGGGAGCTGTAATAAGAGATCAAAAATCCAGAAACATTATCCTGTAGAGAAGTTGAGACATGTTAGATGAGGGTATCAACAAGCCTCAGGGTACATGTATCAAAGTGGCTGGAGTTTAATCATGAAACAACTGGGAGAATTAGtgcttttgaaaaaatttttttatgggCAGGTAACAGTACTGTTTATCGATCTGGCCCAAGGGGATAAGACAAGCGTTACTTGGAAGGGCTTACTGTCCTCTGAACAGACatacagagcgttttcacatgacatcacggcggccatattgttgtcccaaaacaatgaaacagtgGCCACGTTGGTGTCCCAAAtaaatcctgtgggagttgaaatcttttcttatgaaacattttcttttgttccaataaatttgcacagatgctggccacgtgacgCTATATATTTATCCACTTAGTTTATGGCATTATCCATTTCATCCAtttatacaataattattataaagtaTTAAAAACGGTCTCTTAAAAGAAATGAGCATCAGAGAATCTTGTGTGCAAAAGCTGCAAATTGGAATCTACCATTACTAGTTGCCTTATAGATGTTCATACCACGAAACAAATAAACatcatttttcaataaataaattgaGACCTGTGCGCCCTATAGAACACATGATCCATCCTAACATCCTCATTTTCTCCCACAACTGCATCTGCAAATAGGCCATTTCAGAGTTACCtgaagcctctgtttcaaagctaGGCTAAGTGCGAACAGACATTGATGTGAAAatgattaattttgttattctcATCCGGATGTAACTCATTATcataaaaaaggttttgcacttagcctcattttgaaagtaagGGTTATTGTCcagaactcagaaatggcctattaaatcTAGACATTATAGACTCACGGTTCTCTCCATCAAAACAAGTGTGGGAAAGATGTCTCTCTAACACAATTCTTGCCAGCAGTGAGTGTGACAAATCCACTTCTTCTGCAATCCTTAACAAAACTGGCTCTGTGGACTCTTGAGCAACTCCTGCCAAATATCTCCAGGTaaacacaattaaaaaaaaaaggttaattaCCTACACAGATAAATGACAAGCAATGTAAAACAACCATGCAATATAAATGCTGAATTACCTTTGATAGTAATTTTCCATTACTTCTAACTTGTGGTGCTTGTGATGGTTCTTACGCATTTTTTTCTGCCAAAGTAACATAGTCATAGAGTGTATATTAAGATGGCATGACTGAATTATTTAGGGACAAATAtatacaccttattcgatggtttagcatataatactaattatatgctaaaccatcgaataagaggtttattattccactacaaaaaaaaaattatctggcaattggcttctattttttggtaagagtattcagagacatcctgattctgtctgtgagaatgacgttaacaattagcaaaatgttcacgcgtattatatgccaaaccatcgaatgagaggttaattattttactgcaaaagaaaaatagtattttggcttctattttctaatgagagtatccaaaacatcctgattctgtcagccacagttgctccttttgcatccgctggtattcgccctgttgtaaaccggttaaaccaggacactacggtgtattacggcctcgtaatttgcttgttctcttgaccttatatggtaaaatgacataatagtggaataataagTACCAATAATACATGTGTAGGTTGTTTGTCTCCAGTCAAGGCTTAAAGGTAGAGGTATATGTATTTCACAGAGTAATTACACCTGACAATAGGCCTATAACAGGgtacagtggaagctcttgtAAGTAGACACCCTTAGAATGTGAAAAAGGTGTTCATCTCTGGTAAGTCAGTGGTATAAAAGTTCAATTTGAACCACTTTAATATAGCAAGTGACCTTTCATCTGTATTATATAATTACCTGATAATCCTGTGAGTAAATACTGACAAGGGTATTGTATGTAACTctaggaaagaaaataaagtgaaaCTGAACTACACTTAATATGCAACAGAAAAACCTTGATTCAGTCAACATAAGAGTTCTACCCAGTCCTCAAATGTTCTgacacaaaattttaaatctcAGTTTAAAAAGAGTAACAAACTGTATTAGAGTTTTCACTAAGACTTCTattagcaggagaaaggtgtaacttTACAGGAGAATATTGTGAAAGAGGCTCCATgcctgaataaaaaatagtcataggctaTCACAAGTTAGCTAAAGAATTCTGTGTAGTAAATGAAGAAGTAAATGAGAAGTTTCCGATCTCCAagcctaatgaacaccctgctGTATCAACAAGTACCTCTAGTTCCCTCCTTCTAGGGGGATCTGGGGTTAAGTTCCCCTGAAAACCCTAACATGTGATTTGCAGCATTCTGGGCAGTAAGCTGAGTACAAAAGGGCATGTTTTTCATTAAAGAttagaaaatttcattttcattcaggCCACACAATCAACTTCTACAAGCACTGAACAGATGacaataattaaattataaTACATACATTAACACATACACACATTTTGCATAAACTGCCTAAGGCCCAGTGGATGAGAGTCCTCACAAGACCACAAGAAGGGGAtaggaaaaaattttcaaagggTCCTATGAAAAGGCAAGGTGGTAGGAATCTGCCTCATCCATAGGGCAATCACAATAAAAATAGAGAGAATAAAGTTTTAATGATTTGATGAGTTAATGAGTGGAGTAAAAAAATCGAATCTCCCGCATTTATTGCCAGTAACTGTTTTGATAAATATACAGTACTTTTAGTGACAAACTAAGGGCCCCTTCATATGAGCCCAGTTGACTGGGCCGGCCCGGGTTCACCTTACCTCTAAAtccttaaaaaattttcaataggTTCATATGAGAGGATCGGCTGGCTTGGTTCCTGAGATTTCGGTTTTTCCAAAACAGGATCTCAGTAAGTGAGCTGCAAATTTTGTCGTATTAAGACTTCAACCCGGATAGCAGGGTGAATTCTGGCAGCGCGGATGGCATCATCTTGCATTGAATGCTGTATTTTCCccatcataagcatcccatttaactgcattGATGCAGCTTTAAGAGTTGCCAAAGCTATGATTGGTGcaaaagttatattttttccCCATATTTGCTTTGCTTTTTGAATTTTGCGTCAGAGCTCGTCCCCAGGATCTGTGACCTTTCCTCAGCTCGGAAACCGGGTTGAAATTTATGAACCCAAGGCGAAATTGGTCCAGGTAACAGGACTCATATGGAAAGGCCCTTAAACCTCAATAAATACCAACCACTTTGAGTCAGTGGTTAACTCTCATCACTGTAGCGAGAGCTTAATCCAAAACGCTATTATCAGTATTTAAACCCTAATTTCTACCGTCAAAACTATTTGCAGCtattttcagtgcttaacccacaggtggcccaagcgtaatatgagagtttgtatgggaaaaatagagtttcaaacttagatgaaataagaagtaaaagcgataaaagttatcaataattacactgtcaggtcagatgatgtaaaagtactcaaatcgcgctgaaacgtcgtaaaaacaaagacaacgactcgaggtaacaatatttacactttattgataacttttatcgcttttatttcatttattttatctaagtttcaaactctatttttcccatacaaactctcgtATTACGCTTGTGCCACCTGTGCTTAACCCAGACCAGCTGATCGTGAATCATGACTTGACTCATTTAAGTGATTGGACTTGTAAAACAAGCTTTCTCAATTCATGAAACTGTTCCGGGCTGC containing:
- the LOC140942673 gene encoding CDAN1-interacting nuclease 1-like isoform X2, which codes for MKLEIYNQILTLMHTYGSRDCLKTIALQFPGVTYNTLVSIYSQDYQKKMRKNHHKHHKLEVMENYYQRYLAGVAQESTEPVLLRIAEEVDLSHSLLARIVLERHLSHTCFDGENPPRAVVSQMMKDPLTLIEDKTLANEVHQCILNDPNYGPLVDNIKRSVGYEYELILREKLQNRGIPFLGEDDMRSRGYDKTPDCKLEIPIAVDGFVVNWIESKASFGDDYNHQTYLKDQFWSYWNRMSTYLI
- the LOC140942673 gene encoding CDAN1-interacting nuclease 1-like isoform X1 yields the protein MKLEIYNQILTLMHTYGSRDCLKTIALQFPGVTYNTLVSIYSQDYQKKMRKNHHKHHKLEVMENYYQRYLAGVAQESTEPVLLRIAEEVDLSHSLLARIVLERHLSHTCFDGENPPRAVVSQMMKDPLTLIEDKTLANEVHQCILNDPNYGPLVDNIKRSVGYEYELILREKLQNRGIPFLGEDDMRSRGYDKTPDCKLEIPIAVDGFVVNWIESKASFGDDYNHQTYLKDQFWSYWNRFGPGMVIYWFGFIDELDCNQERGIILKDDFPSDIITLDSLLETS